CTCACCGGCGCTCTTGCCGTCTCTGGGCTGGGGGTTACCCTGCTCATCGGCTATTTTTATCTCCACCAGGGGCAGAGGAATCCCTGTCTTGATCCTGAAATCCAGTTGGGCTTCCATGTCCCAGTTTCTCATGTGGGGCTTCAACAAGGCCGTGGTCAGCACAGGGCAGGTCTCGCTCATCCCATATCCGGCCCAGGCATTTGCTCCCATTTCAATGGCTTTCCTGGCAAGCCCCCTGGGAAAGGCGGCCCCCCCTATGACCACCTTCCAGCCCGAGAGATCCACCTTGGAAGCCATGGGATGTTCCAAGAGCATATGCAAGATGGTTGGCACGCAGTGCGAATAGGTCACCCCTTCCTTTTCTATAAGCCTAAGGAGCATCTCCGGTTCATAACGGCCGGGGTAAACCTGCTTGGCTCCTATCATGGTGGCCATGTAAGGAAAGCCCCAGGCATGCACGTGAAACATGGGGGTTATGGGCATGTACACATCTGCCCAGTGAAAGGGGGACTCCTGGGCCAGATTACCCAAAGAGGCCTGCCCCAGGGTGTGGAGGACCAGTTGACGATGGCTGTAGTAAACCCCTTTGGGATCGCCTGTGGTACCCGTGGTGTAAAAGACCGTGGCCTGGGCATCCTCTGGGAAGTCCGGGAAATCGTAAGATGGGGAAGCCTTCTCCAGGAGTTCTTCGTACTGCCCTGCAAAGGCAAGAGAGGTCTTGGGACTCTCGGGGCTGTCTGTGAGCAATACCAGGTTTTTCACGGTCTTGAGATCTGGGAAGATCCTCTCCAAGACCTCGAGAAAGTCCCGATGTACCAACACCACCGAATCCTCGGCATGGTTCATGGTGTAGAGGATCTGCTCTGGACTCAAGCGTATATTCACCGTATGCAGAATGGCTCCCATCATGGGAATGGCGAAAAAGCACTCCAGATACCGGTGGGAATCCCAGTCCAGGACTGCCACCGTATCCCCGGGCCCCACTCCCAGGCTGGCCAGGGCCGAGGCGAGCCGCTGGATTCTCTGGGCCAGATCAAGGTATGTATAACGCACCAGATCCCGGTAAACTATCTCCTGTCTGGGAGCATAAATGAGTCCGGACTTAAGCAACTGCTTTATGAGAAGTGGATAAGGATAAGCAGACGGAGTCTTGTGGATCAGCCTCACGGATTTCATTTTTCACACCTCCTCAGAACCACGATGTAACCGGGAACAAGAGCCGGCAAGGCACCATTTTGCCGCTCTTGATCCTGCATGTCCATGGTTTTGCCCCAGGGCTTTCCCCACGTGAAGAAGGAATCTTCTAGAGAGTCCATCTGGGTTTGGCTCCAAGGTGTGCATTCAAAGGCCCTCTAAAGAGCATTCCAGGTGGCAGCGGCCCGGATTGTTGCCCAGAGTTGGTTGTGGCTCAATGAACCGGGCTAGGGTTTTAAGAGGTACTTGAGCCCCTGGTGCGCCTGGAAGCGAGCGAAGGGCTCTTTCCATTCCTCAAGGGAGTAGATCCCCGATACAAGAGGAAGAAGACTCACCTCTTTTCTTTGGAGCAGATCTATGGCCTTTTCCCAGGATCTGTGGTTGTGGGCAAAGCAGCCCCTGAGCTCCACCTCTTTGTAAGTGATGCTATCCAGATCCAGGATTTCCTCTTTGCCCAACAGCCCCACCTGTACCACCTGCCCGCCCTTCTTTACCCATTGGATGCAGCTGGAAAAAGAGGCGATGGAGCCTGAGCACTCGAAGGCCACATCCACTCCTGCCCCATGTGTCCACTGCCCTATTAGTTCCGAATTCTGTGCCCCTCCAGCCACAAGAACATGCCGGGCGCCCATGCCAAGGCCTAGATCCAGCCTCTCTCTGTCTTCGGAAGTACCCACCAGAATCACCTCAGCCCCCACGGCCCTGGCCACCTGAAGCACCAGAAGCCCTATGGGACCCGGCCCTGCCACCAGGGCCATCTGGCCGCAAAGCAGGGAGGACCTTTCCATTACCGCGTGAGTGGCGCAGGCCAGGGGCTCACAGAGAGCCCCTTCTTGGAAGTCTACATGATCAGGCAGCCTGTGTAGGGCAGAGGCCCTGGCAGTTACAAAAGGGGCAAATCCACCATCTCTTGCATATCCGAAGGCCAACCTCTCCTCGCACCTCTGGGTCTGGCCTTCCACGCAATGCACACAATTACCACAAAATCCAGAAGCGCTCTCCACGGTCACCCGGTCACCAGGCTTCCATCCCCTCACGCCGGAGCCCACCTCCACCACTTCACCGCAGAACTCATGGCCGAGGGTCACAGGAGGACGCACCTTGGGGAAAAGACCGTGGAGTATGTGAAGGTCAGTGCCGCACACCCCGGCCATGCACACTCTTATGAGAACCTCCCCTTGCTGGGGTCTGGGCTCCTTAGTATCTACCACATCTACGTTTCCCGGGCCCGGAGCCAGCTTTCTTAGGGCTCTCATCCGGACATCCAGCCTCCGTCTACGAACATGACAGTGCCTGTCAGATAATCCGATGCAGCCGAGCCCAGGAAAACCACTGCTCCTGCCAGATCCCATGGCTCCCCGGGCCTTCCCAGAGGGGTACGGGACCTGATCCATTCGGCTCTGACCGGATCCTGGAACACGGGTTCCGTAAGATCCGTCCTGAAATAGCCCGGGGCAATGGCATTTACTCGGATTCCGTGTGGGGCCAGCTCCACGGCCAGTGCCTTGGTGAGTGCGTATACTCCCCCTTTGCTGGCTCCATAAACGGAAATGTTGGATATCCCGATCTGGCTGGTCAGAGAGGCTATGTTTATGATCTTTCCCCCCTGGCCCCTCTCCAGCATGTGCCTCACCACTTTCTGGGTAAGGAAGTAGACCCCTTTTAGATTAACTGCCATGACCGCATCGTAGTCCTGGGGGGTGATCTGCAGGAAAGGCTTTCGAATGTTTATGCCGGCGTTGTTCACAAGAACGTGGATCGCTCCAAGCTCAGCCAGGCTTTTTTCCACCACCTGCTCCAGCTCCTTGGGGTTGGAGACATCCGCTTTAAAGACCAAGACCTTTTGTCCTGTCTCCTCCATTAAGGCTTTTTGGGCCTGCTCCAGTTGGGCTTGAGTGCGTCCCACCAGCACAAGATCCGATCCGGCCTGGGCCAGCCCCCTGGCCATGGCCAGCCCAAGACCCCTGTTTCCCCCGCTTACGAGTGTCACCTTTCCCGCCAGGGAAAAAAGCCTGGTCACATTTTCCATTTCAGTAAGCCTCCTGGAAAATGCTTCTTACGTCCTCCTCGGTCAGATCCCTAGGATTAGGAACAAAGAGCCGGGTCTGCTTCATGCCCCCTTCCACCAGTTTTGGAAGATCACTTTCTGCAATGCCATAGTCCCTCAAGTGGTACGGCACCTGGACCGACTCCAGCAGATCCTCCACTGCCTCCACAGCCATCTCCGCGGCCTCCAGGCAGCTCAGTCCCTGCACATCCCTTCCCAGCAGCGAGGCTATGCTGGCAAACTTCTCAGGATTACCGGGCAGATTGAACCTCATGACATGTGGAAGCATTATGGCATTGGAACGACCGTGGGACATGTGATACTCGGTTCCCAGGGGATAGCACAGCCCATGCACAGCTCCCAGGCCTCCACTGGCAAAAGCCATCCCGGCCACTGTGGCCGCCAGTGCCATATAGTATCTGGCTGTCAAGTTGGAACCCTTGGCCCAGGCCATGGGCAGATACGTGCCTATCCATTGGATCGCCCTCTCGGCTAATATGTCCGAGAAAGGTGTGGCATTCATGGAAACATAAGTCTCTATGGCATGGACCAAAGCATCCAGGCCCGTGTCGGCCGTGACCTTTTGGGGCATGCTCATGGTGAGGAGGGGGTCTACTATGGCCACTTCGGCCAGCACATAAGGACTGTAAACCGCCTTCTTGGTGTTTTCGGCCTCATCGGTTATCACGAAAACCCTGGTCACCTCACTTCCGGTGCCAGAGGTGGTGGGAAGCAGGATCTTGGGCGCTCCCCTGTTCTTGAGAAGATCAAAGCCGCAAAAATCCAGTACGCTTCCCTGGTTGGTAGCCATCACCGAGATGCCCTTAGCCACATCCAGAGAACTCCCTCCCCCAACGCCTATTACCATGTCGCAGCCTTGTTTCTTGAAGATTTCTGCCCCCTGATCCACCAGCCTGGCCGGAGGTTCCGGCTCAACCCTATCGAAGACCACGTAGGGTACAGAGGTCTCCTCCAGGCTCTTGAGCACCGGAGTCAAAAGACCGGCCTTTACCACACCCGGGTCTGTCACCACCAGAGGCTTCTTACCTCCCAGAACTGCCACTTCGGAAGCCACGGCCTTGGCAGCATTTAGGCCAAAGAGGATCTTATGAGGGGAGTAAAAAACATGCATTTTTTCCTGCACCAGCTCTGCCATGGCACTACCTCCTTATTTTTTCCAGGAGCTTCACAGGTT
The sequence above is drawn from the bacterium genome and encodes:
- a CDS encoding zinc-binding dehydrogenase, translated to MRALRKLAPGPGNVDVVDTKEPRPQQGEVLIRVCMAGVCGTDLHILHGLFPKVRPPVTLGHEFCGEVVEVGSGVRGWKPGDRVTVESASGFCGNCVHCVEGQTQRCEERLAFGYARDGGFAPFVTARASALHRLPDHVDFQEGALCEPLACATHAVMERSSLLCGQMALVAGPGPIGLLVLQVARAVGAEVILVGTSEDRERLDLGLGMGARHVLVAGGAQNSELIGQWTHGAGVDVAFECSGSIASFSSCIQWVKKGGQVVQVGLLGKEEILDLDSITYKEVELRGCFAHNHRSWEKAIDLLQRKEVSLLPLVSGIYSLEEWKEPFARFQAHQGLKYLLKP
- a CDS encoding iron-containing alcohol dehydrogenase, translated to MAELVQEKMHVFYSPHKILFGLNAAKAVASEVAVLGGKKPLVVTDPGVVKAGLLTPVLKSLEETSVPYVVFDRVEPEPPARLVDQGAEIFKKQGCDMVIGVGGGSSLDVAKGISVMATNQGSVLDFCGFDLLKNRGAPKILLPTTSGTGSEVTRVFVITDEAENTKKAVYSPYVLAEVAIVDPLLTMSMPQKVTADTGLDALVHAIETYVSMNATPFSDILAERAIQWIGTYLPMAWAKGSNLTARYYMALAATVAGMAFASGGLGAVHGLCYPLGTEYHMSHGRSNAIMLPHVMRFNLPGNPEKFASIASLLGRDVQGLSCLEAAEMAVEAVEDLLESVQVPYHLRDYGIAESDLPKLVEGGMKQTRLFVPNPRDLTEEDVRSIFQEAY
- a CDS encoding glucose 1-dehydrogenase, encoding MENVTRLFSLAGKVTLVSGGNRGLGLAMARGLAQAGSDLVLVGRTQAQLEQAQKALMEETGQKVLVFKADVSNPKELEQVVEKSLAELGAIHVLVNNAGINIRKPFLQITPQDYDAVMAVNLKGVYFLTQKVVRHMLERGQGGKIINIASLTSQIGISNISVYGASKGGVYALTKALAVELAPHGIRVNAIAPGYFRTDLTEPVFQDPVRAEWIRSRTPLGRPGEPWDLAGAVVFLGSAASDYLTGTVMFVDGGWMSG
- a CDS encoding fatty acid--CoA ligase, which codes for MKSVRLIHKTPSAYPYPLLIKQLLKSGLIYAPRQEIVYRDLVRYTYLDLAQRIQRLASALASLGVGPGDTVAVLDWDSHRYLECFFAIPMMGAILHTVNIRLSPEQILYTMNHAEDSVVLVHRDFLEVLERIFPDLKTVKNLVLLTDSPESPKTSLAFAGQYEELLEKASPSYDFPDFPEDAQATVFYTTGTTGDPKGVYYSHRQLVLHTLGQASLGNLAQESPFHWADVYMPITPMFHVHAWGFPYMATMIGAKQVYPGRYEPEMLLRLIEKEGVTYSHCVPTILHMLLEHPMASKVDLSGWKVVIGGAAFPRGLARKAIEMGANAWAGYGMSETCPVLTTALLKPHMRNWDMEAQLDFRIKTGIPLPLVEIKIADEQGNPQPRDGKSAGEIVVRAPWLTQGYLKDPQRSEELWRGGWLHTGDIAVQDEEGYVKITDRLKDVIKTGGEWISSLELESLISQHPAVSEVAVIGQSHEKWGERPVGLVVLKPHVASEGLEEDLKSFLGRFVEKGTISKWAIPDKIYFVEEIPKTSVGKINKREIRKRITQGI